The genomic interval TGAGTATAGAAGTAGATCGCTCTGGGAAAGTTATTAAAGCTACCCCTGGAGTAAGGGGGACTACAAATAATACTCGTTGCTTGCTAGAACCTGCAAAGGCAGCTGCGCTAGCCACAAAGTTTAATAGTGATAGCAATGCGCCTTCAAAACAAATAGGGAAGATAGTATACCGTTTTAGTCTTTCAGATTAAGAGCTACTTTTTGTAATCATTTACTTTTTGAGTAACATCTAGCCTATTTTTATATCGTAACCTCAAATTCTATAAGTTATCAAGTACCAAGAAATCTTACATTGGCTTTTCTCACAACTACCTATGTATCAGCGAGAGGGAGCAGCGGCTTACAAATCAGATTTGAATAATATCAAATTGCTTTCAGCATATTTGAAAAATCCACACATTAAATTTAAATCAGTTCATGTTGCAGGAACAAACGGTAAGGGCTCTACAAGTCACATGATGGCATCTGTCTTGCAAGAGGCTGGTTATAAAGTAGGATTGTACACATCTCCACATCTCAAAGACTTTAGAGAACGCATCAAAGTAAATGGAGAGATGATCGAACAGCAATTTGTTGTTGACTTTGTTTCTGAAAACAAAACTTTTTTTGAAACAAATAAATTATCATTTTTTGAAATGACAGTAGGAATGGCGTTTTTATACTTTGCTGTTAAAAAAGTGGACATTGCTATCATTGAAGTGGGGTTAGGTGGGAGGTTAGATGCAACAAATATTATTACACCTCTTTTGTCTATTATTACTAATATAGGCAAAGATCACACGCAATTTTTAGGGGAAACGCTTCCTGAAATAGCCTTGGAGAAGGGAGGGGTTATTAAGGAAGGTGTACCTATTGTGATAGGCGAATACCATCCTGATACGGAAGAGGTTTTTGAAACGCTTTCGCGAAAGCGTAATGCGCCCCTATATAAAGCTTACGAATTTGACCTTATGCCAATGAAGTCTGATCTCACAGGAAACTACCAAGAGCTAAATATAAGAACAGTACAAACAGCCTTCTCCGTATTACAAGGGAAAGAGTTTCATGTGGGTATACAACATATAGCAAAAGGATTGTGTGCTGTTGTAAAGAATACTGGCTTGCTAGGGAGATGGCAAACACTCCAACAATCACCAAAGATAATTTGTGACACAGCACATAATAAAGAGGGGTTGTCATTCGTAATGGATCAACTTACTCGCGAGAAATTTAATAAAATTCACATCGTATTGGGAGTTGTCTCAGATAAGGACCTCAATACTATATTGCCGTTATTTCCAACCTATGCAAATTATTATTTTTGTAAACCAGCTGTG from Dokdonia sp. Hel_I_53 carries:
- a CDS encoding bifunctional folylpolyglutamate synthase/dihydrofolate synthase; protein product: MKYQEILHWLFSQLPMYQREGAAAYKSDLNNIKLLSAYLKNPHIKFKSVHVAGTNGKGSTSHMMASVLQEAGYKVGLYTSPHLKDFRERIKVNGEMIEQQFVVDFVSENKTFFETNKLSFFEMTVGMAFLYFAVKKVDIAIIEVGLGGRLDATNIITPLLSIITNIGKDHTQFLGETLPEIALEKGGVIKEGVPIVIGEYHPDTEEVFETLSRKRNAPLYKAYEFDLMPMKSDLTGNYQELNIRTVQTAFSVLQGKEFHVGIQHIAKGLCAVVKNTGLLGRWQTLQQSPKIICDTAHNKEGLSFVMDQLTREKFNKIHIVLGVVSDKDLNTILPLFPTYANYYFCKPAVPRGMDVHILQKAAQDHLLTGESYLSVHDALEAAKESAGTKDLIFIGGSTFVVAEVV